CAAATTTGTGTGATGCACTGGGAATGGCCTTAGAGACGAGGCTCCATCCATGTCCTCAGAGTCACGGTTAGAGCAGAAGCTCGAGGAGGCTATAGTGGCGTGGGAGGAAGCAGGAGATCGGAAGGCAGTAGCGGCGGCGTTCCGGCATTGAGGTAGTGAGGCCACATTCCTCACCAGGATCAATGACGCCAAGGTCAGGCTTGTTGTCATCTACGTATTGCCGCACGCCTCACCTGCTACCATGATTTGCGCCACACGTCATGACCGTCCCTTGGACCGGTGGATCGAAGAACATGACGAGGATGAAGAGCATTTCAAACAATCAAGAGGTTAACCTGCTCCATGCCTCTGGCGCCCCGGCTACCCCCTCCCCCTAGGTCCAACAACGACTCTACCTTCTTGCTCCAGCACCTTTCTCCTTTTCCCCACCGATGCCATCCAccactcgatctcctctaccccACCACCTCTTGCCAAGCCCACTCATCGCTAGATGTCCGTGCTTCTCTGATAGCCGTGAACCCCAACATGCTAAGGTTCCCTCGCTGTAGCACCTCCACCACTGCTACCTCCTTAATCCCGAATGTCGCCCACACGGCAAGTTGATCCGTCCTCACCCGAACGCTGCTCTTCCGGCCACTGCTCGCTATCGATCCGGTGGCTTCATCTCCAAGACCCGCAGCCACCATAGTGCCACTCGGCTGCACTCGTTGAGGAGCAAGGAGGAGAAAACAAAGAGAGTagtagagaagaagagaggagataagaagagagggagagggggggatAGATGATAgtcgatgacatgtgggtccaaccTCTTGACTCATCGAGCCAACCGCGATCAACTTGTCACGTAAGCAGAAACCGCTTCCCAAATCACTGAATAAGTTTATTTGCGCCAGTTTTTAAAGATGGGGATGTGTTgtacccggttttacggttgagggaggCGGTTCAGTTAGGAGCaaaagaggagggaggtgaatagacttattttttgttgtttcatCCAGGTTGGTGGGCCGATGAAACGCCTCGTTTTCAGCCCGTGTAAGCTAATGCTCGAGGGATTTCAGGGCAAGGCCCGGAAAATTACGGCCCTAATGACATGGAACAAACCAGCCCATAACACCTCGTCGGCGGCTCTATCGTGCCAAGCAGAGCATTGCGGTAGAGATACACTAAACCATATGGGTAAAAGCACACACAAAACTTCGCGAATTTTACAGGTATCAGCTTATACCATTCATGTACATCAACAAGTCCATAAAATTTTAGATACTGAATTTGTTATGCTCCCGAAAACAAAACAAGGCCGTAGGGCTAGGGCCCTTTACCTCCAGGCTGCGGCATCTGCAGCATGCTGCCGAACCAGCGGTTGCACTGGTACACCGAGCAGAAGGTCTGCAGCGCCGTCATGAGCAgcagcacgacggcggcgagcagcgtgAGCACCCGCCACGACCGGAACACGTAGCGCTTCATCATCTTCCTCAGCCGAACCGCTGCCCTCCTGCTCCGGTGCTCGTTCACCGCCCGGATCACCCCGTCCAGCCTCGGCACCCTGCTCAGCCGCGTCGCCCTGCACATCCCGTTCCAcatctccgccgcctcgccgtcgctctTCATCCGGTTCACCACCACCCCGCTCTGCCTTAGGATCTTCACGTCCTTGGCCGTGTCGATGATGCCGTTCATCAGCTCCGTGTAGCGCGCCAGCACCAGCGGCCCGCGCACGGCCACCGCCTCGTACGCGACCAGGTTGCGGAGGACCGTCTCCGTGTTGCCGTCGACGGTGATCACCGGGAGCttcagcgtcgccgccgcggcgtcgaacTCGATCCCGGCGATGCCCTCGGGCGCCGGGGCGAAGcgcacgccgcacgccgcgAGCTGCGCCACCGACGGGATCATCAGCTCCTGCGCCAGCGGGGAGTTGATGATGGTGCCCAGGTTCACCCCCTTGAGCCGCGCCTCCatgtccgccgccgacgacgaagacgaccaCAGCTTCCCGAccagcggcgccaccgccgagaGCAGCGGCACCCTGCGCATCAGCTTCCCCGGGAGGCTCGCCGCGAGGCCCATCGGCCGGGAGATGAGGTTCTTCTTGATGAACCGGATCGGCGCCATGTCGAGGCTGGACACCTGCACGCACGCCTGCTTCACCTTGTCGTAGTCGGGGATCTCCTTCTGCATTTGGTCGAACACGTCGACGGCGGAGAAGTCCTCggggacgagcggcggcggctcgttaCCGAcggcctcggcgacggcgtcggtggGGACGAGGAAGTGGTAGAGCAGCTCGAGCAGGTGGGCGTGCctggcgaggtcgtcgccggcgacggcgagggcggcgctggcggtggTCTTGATGGGGGACACCTCGGTGATGAAGCGGCCGAGGACGCcgcggagggcgtcggcggcggcggaggcggcctgcGCCTGGTCGGTGCCGTGGCGGAgctcgagggcggcggcgaagaggaagAGCGGGATCTGGTTCTCGAGCATGATGGCGTCGCGCACGACGGCGTTGATCCAGTTGGCCGCCGACGAGACCATGTCGGTGGCCTCGTCGCGGTGGTAGCTCTCGAGGAAGTCGAGGAGGAAGCACGTGTCGATGGCCATCATCCATGCCAGCGTCTGCTCGTTCAGCTCCAGTAACCTACGTACATGCATCGATTTATGTGTTAATTTGATTGAGTTAATTTAGCACAAGAAACTGCTTGAATTACAAAGGCAAACCCATAATTGGGGAAACTAAGCACAAACacagtttcaattttttttagtgcTACCACCGTTGCatattatgagttgttttgatatttttttctagttaactCTTTTagctttgatcaagtttatagaaaaatatagcaacatttttaatacaaaacaaacaaactataaaaatatattaaatgttagttttaatcaaactaatttggtgtttgctacattttttataaacttaatcgaATTTTTaataagtttgattagaaaagaaatgatttataatatgaaatgaaggaGTATGTTTATTTACTTACCTTTGGGCATTAATGGTCGCCTCGGTTGATAAGGCATAGAAAATAAGCGAgtcaattaaaaataattttatggtTGGGCTATATATTTCCGCTAGCTCTAAGTGGCTTAGAAGCCAAGGCTgatcagaaaagaaaatggtaaagaaaatataaaaattcaaaaatcttTTGCTATCTATACTATAAAAACAATATTAGCCACTACTTTTgcatttttcaaaattaatttatgaTATTATGAAGTAAtccaatatttattttaaaagtgaatattttatattaaaataaacaaacaagtGATACTATGCCATATGTGatagaatattttttataacatatattataatatattttaatccaTAGCAAAGAATGAACATTTTTGCTAGTAATGTACTCAGCAAACAAATTAACTATGAGGTTGGACTAACAATATGAACACCTTGTAGACCCACAACTACACCACTACAACGAGAGGATACTCGCTCTAAAATACGCGAATATTAGGGAGgaactaatatcaaataattaaaagggATGGGGCTTCGAACTCAGATCGACTAGTCCACCACCTTATGAAGCTAGCCGGAAAACCCCTGGGCGTTTCTAAGAGGATACTCATTCTCTCTTGGCTAGCTTGGTGACTTTCTAACTTATTCGCTCTCTTGCAAGCTTGGTGATTTATTCTAGCAATTAGTTGCTCATTGAGATGTTAACGCGTCAATTCTCTCTGCCTAATTTAATCCTCTTATGTATACGTAAGATAATGATGTTATGTAGAAATGGTTTTATATAGCCATATATATCTACGTGCTAGATTACACCATGCCACGTAGATAGCCCAGTTCGTTGTTGTTTCTTGAAAGCTACATCAAGCCAACTGGTCAAAAACAAGCTCGATGTCAAAGGTTTTTGCTTGTCGTTTTTTCTCAGCTGCATTCCTATTGGCTATTGCCTTTTAGGATAGATGCAaggataaaaatgaaaataaatatataataagaCCCGTACATGAGATATAAATTTTGGGCATAATACTTATATAATCTCAGACTCGCCTTAGACGACTAACACATCCTCTTGACCTCTTAAATTGGAATTAACGCAGAGGAGATCAAACGGTTTTGACAGGAGCGTCGTCTAAACGAATCTCCCTCTCAAGTTTTAATCTTCTATTTTCCGTCTGATTGTTAGTGTTGGCTTTCAACGAGAGTGTCATGTCACCACTATGGCCCTGTTTGATCCTccgagctattaaatagccctccggaacCTTACTCTTTAGgattattaaacatagattaccgataaaaccgattccataacccctaggctattttgcgagacgaatctaatgatgtatattaatccataattagcggctgattactgtagtcactggtggagaaaccatctttgctcgGTCGGCCAAAacccacaatagtcccggttgcaataaaaaccaggattaaagattatctttagtcccagttcaaaagtttagaactgctttttaatctttagccccggttggtgtttatttttagttccggttggtaataccaagcGGAACAAAAGATCGTGGCGGAGAGTACGAGGCATCTGCCATccgcgagatcgaggaggaggagacgggcaGCCTTATCTCTTCACCTCTTCCTCCACTAACCTTATCTCTTCATCccatttcttcctcttcctcctcctcctctcctctaactcctctccttccctcccccagcatcccttcctcttcctcttctctaaCTTCTCTTctctaactcctctccttccctccccatcATCCCACTGATAGATCCGGCGGCCAgcggcctcgccgcggcgcaccggcgggcggaggcccgggcggcctcgcggcggcgcggtggggtagaggcccgggcggcggcgggcggcgcggcctcgcggcgaggcggaggcccgggcagcggccgcgcggcggtgggcggcgctaCAGCGTGGCCtcacggtggcgcggcggcggaccgcggggcctcgcggcgggcggcgcgctggcggccggcgcggcagcggctgcagcagcctgtgtttttttcttttttttctaagaatttgtgattcaaaTATGTGATTTGATTTGTGCGTGATGtctgtgaatatgtgatgtatttgtgatgaattttgtagaagttgtgatgtaattttgttttaagattttgtgatctaTTTGAATATGgccgatttggggatttgaggatttggggataatttatttgggattttgggatggggatggagtgaaatcaatatattaaaaacacaatgaagaaaagaaaataataatagagCAACCGGATCTAGCTAGGCTAGCTctgtctttagtcccggttggtgttaccaaccgggactaaaaaggctctatctttagtcccggttggtaacaccaacctggactaaagatggatttttactcccggttttttcacctgggactaaagatagtgatctttagtcctggattggtagtcccggtttgggggttacgaa
The Oryza glaberrima chromosome 8, OglaRS2, whole genome shotgun sequence DNA segment above includes these coding regions:
- the LOC127782812 gene encoding putative UPF0481 protein At3g02645, whose protein sequence is MGSGGEQMARLQEQARFVGVAAGNAGVGFDEGRWLSRVRESMAERAAEELGAAAVKVFDVPRVLRSTRPEAYAPHHFALGPYHCRRPELRDMERYKLAAAKRAEKLFAAGKRFDDLVRRFSDIHDKILAPYHRLLELNEQTLAWMMAIDTCFLLDFLESYHRDEATDMVSSAANWINAVVRDAIMLENQIPLFLFAAALELRHGTDQAQAASAAADALRGVLGRFITEVSPIKTTASAALAVAGDDLARHAHLLELLYHFLVPTDAVAEAVGNEPPPLVPEDFSAVDVFDQMQKEIPDYDKVKQACVQVSSLDMAPIRFIKKNLISRPMGLAASLPGKLMRRVPLLSAVAPLVGKLWSSSSSAADMEARLKGVNLGTIINSPLAQELMIPSVAQLAACGVRFAPAPEGIAGIEFDAAAATLKLPVITVDGNTETVLRNLVAYEAVAVRGPLVLARYTELMNGIIDTAKDVKILRQSGVVVNRMKSDGEAAEMWNGMCRATRLSRVPRLDGVIRAVNEHRSRRAAVRLRKMMKRYVFRSWRVLTLLAAVVLLLMTALQTFCSVYQCNRWFGSMLQMPQPGGKGP